A stretch of the Clostridiales bacterium genome encodes the following:
- a CDS encoding response regulator transcription factor has product MIYCVEDESAIRDLMVYTLQVSGFDAQGFENDVVFWAAMKEQRPELIILDVMLPGEDGLTILRKLRSSPVTTDIPVIMATAKDSEYDKVIGLDSGADDYLAKPFGMMEMVSRIKAVLRRAGNRQSVILSYGMIVLDENRHSVTIDGKAVLLTLKEYELLKLFMESPGRVFTRDNILSSVWGVGFAGETRTVDVHIGTLRTKLEKAGDYIRTVRGVGYKLEEENEQ; this is encoded by the coding sequence ATGATTTATTGTGTTGAAGATGAAAGCGCCATTCGGGATCTGATGGTCTACACGCTGCAAGTGTCCGGATTCGATGCGCAAGGCTTTGAGAACGATGTTGTCTTTTGGGCAGCCATGAAAGAGCAAAGGCCGGAACTTATTATTCTGGATGTGATGCTGCCCGGGGAAGATGGGCTAACGATCCTCCGTAAACTGCGCTCCTCTCCTGTAACGACAGATATTCCCGTTATTATGGCTACGGCAAAGGACAGTGAATATGACAAAGTGATCGGCCTCGATTCCGGTGCGGATGATTATCTTGCTAAGCCGTTTGGAATGATGGAAATGGTTTCCCGTATCAAAGCAGTTCTTCGCAGGGCAGGCAACAGACAGTCTGTGATTCTTTCATATGGGATGATCGTCCTCGATGAAAACAGGCACTCTGTTACCATTGACGGGAAGGCGGTTTTGCTCACATTGAAGGAATATGAACTTCTGAAGCTGTTTATGGAAAGCCCCGGCAGAGTCTTTACAAGAGACAATATACTATCCAGTGTATGGGGCGTTGGTTTTGCAGGTGAAACAAGAACAGTGGATGTTCATATCGGGACTTTAAGGACAAAGCTGGAGAAAGCGGGAGACTATATCCGGACCGTTCGAGGGGTTGGGTACAAGTTGGAGGAAGAAAATGAGCAGTAA
- a CDS encoding PAS domain-containing sensor histidine kinase: protein MSSKIFKAIWIVAISVFLASLLLIMGTLYNYFSSLQRNLLRNQTELAAQGVAMSGMDYLDKLNIENYRITWVSTDGTVLFDNEADTASMQNHLERPEIQQALKEGFGESTRHSYTLADQQYYAAKRLPDGSVFRMSIAQLSVWSLLLGFAQPICFVILAALILSFILASRIAKKIVKPINEIDLEHPNQYYGQEAYKEIEPLLHHISVQQAQLRQDQEEIEKAARIRQEFSANVSHELKTPLHAISGYAELIETGLVKEEDIKPFAEKIHAESLRMTKLIEDIIDLTKLDSGDVDMKWEDCDLYRIAENAVDSLEAAASEMDITIDIGGESATVKAIPQLLYSIVYNLCDNAIKYNHTGGNVIVTVAQKEHSTVLSVKDTGIGIPEADQKRIFERFYRVDKSRSKEVGGTGLGLSIVKHAVMIHNGGIEVKSAVGEGSEFIVTIPNHPEEIKL from the coding sequence ATGAGCAGTAAGATATTTAAGGCAATCTGGATCGTTGCCATCTCGGTTTTCCTTGCCTCGCTGTTGCTGATTATGGGAACACTATACAACTATTTTTCGTCCTTACAGAGAAATCTGCTGCGCAATCAGACTGAATTGGCGGCACAGGGTGTTGCCATGTCCGGAATGGACTATCTTGACAAATTGAACATAGAAAACTATCGCATCACCTGGGTCAGCACGGATGGAACTGTTCTGTTTGATAACGAAGCAGATACAGCATCGATGCAGAATCATCTGGAACGACCGGAGATCCAGCAGGCCCTGAAGGAGGGATTCGGAGAATCTACCAGACATTCCTATACCCTGGCAGATCAGCAGTACTATGCTGCTAAAAGACTTCCTGACGGGTCGGTTTTCCGTATGTCAATCGCTCAGCTTTCTGTATGGAGCCTTCTCCTCGGCTTTGCTCAACCGATATGTTTTGTCATCCTTGCCGCATTGATCCTTTCATTTATTCTGGCGTCCCGGATCGCCAAAAAGATCGTCAAGCCCATTAATGAAATCGATCTGGAACATCCAAACCAGTACTATGGGCAGGAAGCTTATAAAGAAATTGAGCCGCTGCTTCACCATATTTCAGTGCAGCAGGCACAGTTAAGACAGGATCAGGAAGAGATCGAAAAAGCGGCCCGGATTCGGCAGGAGTTCAGTGCAAACGTGTCACATGAGCTGAAAACACCGCTCCATGCCATATCTGGCTATGCGGAGCTTATTGAAACCGGGTTGGTAAAAGAGGAGGATATCAAGCCGTTTGCCGAAAAGATTCACGCAGAATCGCTGCGGATGACGAAACTGATCGAAGATATTATTGATCTGACAAAGCTGGACAGTGGCGATGTTGATATGAAGTGGGAGGACTGCGATCTGTATCGTATTGCAGAAAATGCTGTCGATTCTCTGGAGGCTGCTGCTTCTGAGATGGATATTACGATTGATATTGGTGGAGAAAGTGCGACCGTAAAAGCAATCCCACAGTTGCTGTACAGCATTGTGTATAACCTTTGTGATAATGCGATCAAGTATAACCATACCGGAGGCAATGTAATTGTTACGGTTGCGCAAAAAGAGCATAGCACCGTACTGTCGGTAAAAGATACAGGAATAGGCATTCCTGAAGCGGATCAGAAACGTATTTTTGAGCGTTTTTATCGTGTGGATAAGAGCCGCAGCAAAGAGGTTGGCGGAACAGGTCTTGGCCTGTCTATCGTTAAACACGCGGTTATGATTCATAACGGAGGAATTGAAGTGAAAAGCGCAGTTGGGGAAGGGTCAGAGTTTATCGTTACGATACCGAACCATCCAGAGGAGATTAAGCTGTGA
- a CDS encoding HD domain-containing protein, with protein MSLSALGYTEHSFAHVTIVAEKAGYILQTLGYDKRLVELAKIAGYLHDIGNLVNREEHSQSGAIIAFRILDHLDFPPEEVGLIVTAIGNHDEGTGTPVSPLAAALILADKSDVRRNRVRNQDISTFDIHDRVNYSVKKAELKINEAHTIIKLKLSVDTRYGSVMDYFEIFMQRMILCRKAAEKLGLQFKLMINEQQLI; from the coding sequence ATGTCACTTTCTGCCCTGGGATATACTGAGCACAGTTTTGCGCATGTAACGATAGTGGCAGAAAAAGCAGGCTATATTTTGCAGACTCTCGGTTACGACAAACGGCTTGTTGAGCTTGCAAAAATAGCGGGCTATCTTCATGATATCGGGAATCTCGTCAATCGTGAAGAACACAGTCAATCCGGAGCCATTATTGCCTTCCGAATACTGGATCATCTTGACTTCCCTCCTGAGGAAGTAGGATTGATTGTTACTGCAATCGGGAATCATGATGAAGGAACAGGCACTCCGGTCAGTCCGCTTGCAGCTGCTTTAATACTTGCTGACAAAAGCGATGTGCGGCGAAACCGTGTACGAAATCAGGACATATCGACTTTCGATATTCATGATCGTGTGAATTATTCAGTCAAAAAAGCAGAGCTTAAAATCAATGAAGCACATACAATCATCAAACTGAAGCTTTCCGTTGATACCCGTTATGGTTCTGTGATGGACTATTTTGAAATATTCATGCAGCGTATGATTTTATGCAGGAAAGCAGCTGAAAAGCTTGGGCTTCAATTCAAGTTGATGATTAACGAACAGCAGTTGATATAG
- a CDS encoding Na/Pi cotransporter family protein, whose protein sequence is MDLFNALNLIGGLCLFLFGMTLMGQALERRAGNKLKTLLERITANKFAGLMTGLGVTAIIQSSSATTVMVVGFVNSGLMTLRQSINVIMGANIGTTVTAWILSLAGIESSSFFVRLFKPSSFTPILALVGIVFYMMSKNSKRKDTGMILLGFATLMFGMETMSGAVSGLRNVPEFQQLFLTFTNPILGVLAGAVLTAIIQSSSASVGILQALASTGAVSYGAAIPIIMGQNIGTYITAILSSIGTTRNAKRAALVHFAFNFMGAAVWLTVFWLVKTIFAPVFLAQAASLIGIAVFHSVFNILCTLLMLPFSQVLEHMVCRILPDAKTTEKIQELDERLLGSPALALNQCRQVLGNMAELSIQAFRDSTACVLNYDKVIADRIHEAEDNTDHLEDLISTYLLKLTSRHLGDEESVKATEYLKLIGDYERIADHAVNILESAEEIASKNVAFSEDAVAEYRTICAAVTEILNLSFSAFSNEDIEAARKTEPLEEVIDTLKEDLRTRHFLRLQRGECSVAAGFVWSDLLSNLERVSDHCSNISGCVLDSAGNTMNIHENQRALKNSDEEYKQEYNFFQHKYRLTI, encoded by the coding sequence ATGGATTTATTTAATGCGTTGAACCTGATTGGCGGCTTATGTCTGTTCCTGTTCGGTATGACTTTGATGGGTCAGGCACTTGAACGACGCGCTGGCAATAAACTGAAAACGCTTTTAGAGCGTATTACAGCGAATAAGTTTGCCGGACTCATGACGGGACTTGGTGTAACCGCCATTATCCAGAGTTCGTCTGCAACTACTGTGATGGTAGTTGGATTTGTCAATTCTGGGCTCATGACGCTGAGGCAATCCATCAATGTGATCATGGGGGCAAATATCGGTACGACGGTAACCGCATGGATTTTAAGTCTTGCCGGAATAGAAAGCAGCAGTTTCTTTGTACGCCTTTTCAAACCATCTTCTTTTACCCCGATTCTCGCGTTAGTCGGCATTGTATTCTATATGATGTCAAAAAACAGTAAGCGTAAAGACACAGGGATGATCCTGCTTGGATTTGCTACCCTTATGTTTGGAATGGAAACGATGTCCGGCGCCGTCTCGGGGCTGCGGAATGTACCGGAATTCCAACAGCTGTTTTTGACTTTCACCAACCCCATTTTAGGCGTTCTTGCCGGTGCGGTCCTTACAGCGATCATTCAGTCGAGTTCTGCTTCCGTCGGTATTCTGCAGGCCCTGGCTTCCACAGGAGCAGTTTCTTACGGTGCGGCCATCCCGATCATTATGGGACAGAATATCGGTACCTACATAACGGCAATACTTTCTTCAATCGGTACAACCAGAAACGCAAAAAGAGCCGCGCTTGTTCATTTTGCTTTCAACTTCATGGGAGCCGCCGTATGGCTGACGGTTTTCTGGCTGGTAAAAACAATTTTTGCTCCGGTATTTCTTGCACAGGCTGCCAGTCTGATAGGGATCGCGGTTTTCCATTCGGTATTTAACATTCTTTGCACCTTACTGATGCTTCCGTTCAGCCAGGTTCTTGAGCATATGGTCTGCAGGATTCTTCCTGATGCCAAGACAACGGAGAAGATTCAGGAACTGGATGAGCGTTTACTTGGAAGCCCTGCCCTTGCTTTAAATCAATGCAGGCAGGTACTCGGTAACATGGCAGAATTGTCAATCCAGGCATTCCGGGATAGCACTGCATGCGTTCTGAATTATGATAAAGTAATTGCAGATCGTATCCATGAAGCAGAAGATAACACGGATCATCTTGAAGACTTGATCAGCACGTATCTTTTGAAACTGACCTCCCGCCATCTGGGAGATGAGGAAAGTGTCAAAGCAACAGAGTATTTGAAACTGATTGGAGACTATGAACGAATTGCAGATCATGCAGTGAATATTCTGGAGTCAGCAGAAGAAATCGCAAGCAAAAATGTTGCGTTTTCTGAAGATGCCGTAGCCGAATACAGAACGATATGTGCCGCGGTAACAGAAATACTGAATCTGTCTTTTTCTGCATTTTCAAACGAAGATATTGAAGCTGCACGTAAAACGGAGCCTTTGGAAGAAGTCATTGATACACTGAAAGAAGATCTTCGAACCCGTCATTTTTTACGACTCCAAAGGGGCGAATGTTCCGTAGCGGCGGGATTTGTGTGGTCAGATCTTCTGTCGAATCTTGAAAGGGTGTCCGATCATTGTTCAAATATTTCGGGATGTGTCCTTGATTCGGCAGGCAACACTATGAACATACACGAAAACCAGCGTGCTCTCAAAAATTCTGATGAGGAATATAAGCAGGAATACAATTTCTTTCAGCACAAGTACAGGCTGACAATTTGA